One Periophthalmus magnuspinnatus isolate fPerMag1 chromosome 8, fPerMag1.2.pri, whole genome shotgun sequence genomic window carries:
- the phospho1 gene encoding probable phosphatase phospho1, producing the protein MGKLLLKGRTRRRGHVTISHSGFDCHIKTSHRSFHRRKSREPEPARSDGPEETRRGTGPRQTVHTAWSMASPHLSSDKRFLIVFDFDETIVDETSDDLVVQTVPGQYLPDWLKDTYQPGRYNEYMQRVLAYLAEQGVTESDMRAVMEKIPATPGMLALFQFLRTRPQTDFEVVLLSDANSFFIESWLRRTGARGLFHRIFTNPATFNKDGRLVLRPFHSHDCPRCPVNMCKQTVLRDYVTRRTQERGRPFQRLFYVGDGANDFCPALCLGPRDIAFPRRDFPMHRLITETHEATPGEFKAVTVPWASAEEVIQRLRKHVAE; encoded by the exons ATGGGTAAGTTGTTATTAAAGGGGCGGACACGGAGGCGCGGTCATGTCACCATCAGCCACAGCGGGTTTGACTGTCACATAAAAACCTCGCACCGCTCCTTCCACCGGCGGAAGTCTCGTGAACCTGAGCCAGCGCGGAGCGACGGACCCGAGGAGACACGGCGCGGAACCGGACCAAGGCAGACG GTCCACACAGCTTGGAGCATGGCGTCGCCACACCTCTCCTCTGACAAGCGCTTTCTCATCGTCTTTGACTTTGACGAAACCATCGTCGATGAGACCAGCGATGACCTCGTGGTGCAGACGGTCCCGGGACAGTACCTCCCGGACTGGCTCAAGGACACGTATCAACCGGGCCGTTATAATGAGTACATGCAGCGTGTGCTCGCGTACCTGGCAGAGCAGGGCGTCACCGAGAGCGACATGCGCGCGGTAATGGAGAAGATTCCCGCCACACCGGGCATGCTCGCGCTTTTCCAGTTCCTGCGCACGCGGCCGCAGACCGATTTTGAGGTGGTGCTTTTGTCTGACGCAAACTCGTTCTTCATCGAGTCGTGGCTGCGGCGCACGGGTGCACGCGGGCTCTTCCACCGCATCTTCACCAACCCCGCCACGTTCAACAAGGATGGCCGCCTCGTGCTGCGGCCCTTCCACTCCCACGACTGCCCGCGCTGCCCCGTGAACATGTGCAAACAGACAGTGCTGCGCGATTATGTGACCCGCAGGACGCAGGAGCGCGGCCGACCGTTCCAGAGGTTGTTCTACGTCGGAGATGGAGCAAACGACTTCTGTCCCGCGCTGTGCCTGGGACCACGTGACATCGCCTTCCCCCGCAGAGACTTTCCCATGCACCGCCTCATCACCGAAACGCACGAGGCCACGCCCGGAGAGTTCAAAGCCGTGACCGTGCCGTGGGCGAGCGCTGAAGAGGTGATACAGCGCCTGCGCAAACACGTGGCAGAATGA